Proteins encoded within one genomic window of Amycolatopsis sp. 2-15:
- a CDS encoding GntR family transcriptional regulator — protein sequence MLETSPASEAGTTAGVRGQREPKYWALKQHLLDLLDAMPPGSPIPTERALAGEFTVSRTTVRQALADLTAEGRLHRVQGKGTFAAEPKLAQRLQLSSYTEDMRKQGLKPSSKLLELEELPVEGELAKLLAIRQGAKILRLRRLRLADSQPMALETTHLPLGRFRGLRKHISAGGSLYAVLREHYGVELLRAEETIETSLAGPQEAEMLGADVGMPVMMLTRHSFATDGKPVEFARSVYRGDRYKFVTTLLP from the coding sequence ATGTTGGAGACATCCCCCGCGAGTGAGGCGGGGACAACGGCGGGTGTGCGCGGGCAGCGCGAACCCAAGTACTGGGCGCTGAAACAGCACCTGCTGGATCTGCTCGACGCCATGCCGCCAGGCTCGCCGATCCCGACGGAACGGGCGCTGGCGGGCGAGTTCACCGTGTCGCGCACCACCGTGCGGCAGGCGCTGGCGGACCTGACGGCCGAGGGCCGCTTGCACCGCGTTCAAGGCAAGGGCACGTTCGCGGCCGAGCCGAAGCTCGCGCAGCGGCTGCAGCTGTCCTCGTACACGGAGGACATGCGCAAGCAAGGCCTGAAGCCGTCGTCGAAACTGCTCGAACTCGAGGAATTGCCCGTGGAGGGCGAACTCGCGAAACTGCTCGCCATCCGCCAGGGTGCGAAAATTCTTCGCCTTCGCCGTCTGCGGCTGGCCGACTCCCAGCCCATGGCGCTGGAGACGACGCACCTGCCGCTCGGGCGCTTCCGCGGGCTGCGCAAGCACATTTCGGCCGGAGGGTCGCTCTACGCAGTGCTTCGTGAGCACTACGGCGTCGAACTCCTGCGCGCCGAGGAGACGATCGAGACGTCGCTCGCCGGCCCGCAGGAAGCCGAGATGCTCGGCGCGGACGTCGGCATGCCGGTGATGATGCTGACGCGGCACTCGTTCGCCACCGACGG